TAACACTGTTTATTGATGGTGCAGGTTGATGGTGAGGAATGGAGTGGCCGGCGATTGTTGACCATGGCAGGCCTGTTTGACTGCTGGAGATCTCCTAGTGGAGGAGAGGAACTGTACACTCACACCATCATCACTGTGAGTGCCTCCAAAGCCATGGACTGGGTACATGATCGGTAAGTGGAAAAGGACTTTAAATTTGTGCAGGTCAGACCTAAAGCAATAGTTTCTCACTGTGGCTGTGGGTCCATTATCCCTGAGGGGATTCTGGCAAAGGTgttagactttagtttagaggtcaGCATGAAAACTGAAGGCCCTTTGCCCTatcgagtccacgctgcccatcgatcacccattctcacgagtcctatgttatctcacttgcaCATTCGCATGAGGGGCAatgttacagtggtcaattaacctacaaacttgcatgactttgggatgtgggaggaaacccatgaggtcactggGAGAGAATGCAAACTCcaagcacagacagcacccaaggccactTGGTGTAACATAAAAAAATATCACTGTGCTCAAGTGGGAATTGTGGTGTAGTCAGCATCCCTCATGGACAGAATGGGTGGTGTGTGTTGTACGAAATGGTACTCTACTCTAGAAGGTTTCAATGTGTTTCTCCTTTGCTTTGTCTGGGTAGGATGCCTGCTATTCTGGATGGAGAGGAGGCCGTGCACAAGTGGCTGGACTATGGGGAGGTACCCGTCTCTGAAGCCATTAAACTGATCCACCCAACGGAATGTATTGCCCTCTACCCAGTCTCCACTCTAGTCAATAACTCAAGGAATGACAGCCTTGAGTGCATCAAACCCATAAAATTGGAAGTTAAGAAGGTGAGAGTTTTTGTTCTCTGAAAAAGCCGggcattgtcacagacggctgtggaggccacgttatggagtatttttaaagtgcagatttgatagattcttgatttgtatgggtgtcgggAGTTGTGGGGAGCAgctggaggatggggttgagaggaaaagatagatcagtcatgattgaatggcagagtagacttgatggaccgaatggcctaattctgttcctaaaaGCTTATGAACATATGGCAAGATGGAGTTGATATGATTTCAGAGTACCTTGTGCTTCCTAAGGCGTAGATCGCAGGTAACGACCACTCCCACTTTGTCCATTCTTCCTGCATACTTCAGATATGAGTAGAGCCTATTCAGATCTAGAACAGAACAGAGTGCATTCCTATCCTGATCCACCCATCGTTTAtggaagaaatggacagacaacattttgggtcaagtcaaGATGTCAAGCCTGTTCAATTGTCCCCGAGCACTCAAAGACAAGTGCTCTACCCCATTCGTTGGACATAGTCGTACAGCTtataaacagaccctttggtccaacttgcccatgccaaccaacatgtcccatctacactcgtcccacctgcctgcatttggcctatatcccttatccatgtacctgtcaaaatgttcctTAATCGTTGTGGTGgttcacctgcctcaactacctctccggcagcttgttccgtttAACTATCACACCatcttaaatatttccccctcaccttaaacctatggttcttgattccccatctcAGGGTaaatacagtcttttacccaatctatctattcctctgtaagatcacccctcatcctcctgtactccaaggaataaagtcctagcgtgCTCAACCTTCCCCTGAAGCTCAGGGCCTCGAGTGCTGGCaccatcctcctaaatcttttttgcaccctttccagcttaacaccatctttcttataacagggtgaccgaaactgaacacaatactagaaatgtggcctcaccgatgtcATGTACAACAGTAACATGAATGTGCCTTTCTCACATCATTAATATCTTGTGCAGCTGAAGTCAATTTCGATGTGTTCAGCTCTTGGATGTTACAGCCGGGTCTCTCCTTCTGCCATCCTTGCTTATTCTTCCAAACTCTGGATTCAGTCAGGCTCCTCCTCTGCTTTGAGTGCGGGTTGATTGTTAAACTTCTAAACATCAACCCCGGTTACTAGTAAAGacattaaaatgctggagaactcgcAGCACCTGAAGCAtcatgtgtggaaaggaacagaTTTATTACTTCAAATTAACAATGCCTCGCCAGAATGTTACCTCTGCATCTCTCTCCTCACAGATGCACTTGATATTTGCCGCAGTTTCTCGTTCAATGTCACTTTTCCATCAAAAGCAGAATTATGCGTTTGCAATTGCTTATGACAGGGATATATCGGTACACGCATTGTGTTCTGTTAAGAGCAATGATGCCATTGAAAGAGACTGCGAGACTGAGAATGAAGCTGTGGTGATGGATCAAACAATTGAATTTTGAAGTTCACCCATCTAGAGAGAACCTTCTGACATGTGGCAGCGTCTGTATGTCTGCAAAATGTTTATGGAGAACCGTAATGTAAAAATGGAGTTGCTCTTTCAAGACAAATGAAAGTTAAAGTCTAATAACAAGCAGCTGAGGAAGGGGTTGCTCATATGGACAGTGTCCCTTGTAAGCAAGAATATTCCGCTGTTCCCTTTGTGCACAATGATTTATTGGCGTATTAAATATAGTTTTAGTTTGAGCCCAATGTCTAGACCCTCTGGTCAGTGAAAACATCTCTGGACACCAGGAATATTAAAATGGTGAAAGTTTGAGGCAACTTATGTTTGGGTGCTGGAGGACTGTATGTAGATTTGCTCTCCACTGTTGGGCAAGGTGGTTCTCTCGGTAGATTCCTGGTATGTGTATGAAGGAAGCTGAATTAGGGTAGCACAGCATtatacttgctgccttacagcgccagacccgggtctgatcctgactgttctccccgtgaccatgtaggttttttccgggagctccggtttcctcccacattacaaagacgtgccggtttgtaatgtgtccctcatgtgtaggataatgttagtgtaaggggtgattgctggccggcgcatctctaaagtctaaagagatgaTGTGCAGGTTGGGTTTGTACTTGATGGCATGTTGCCAAATGTGAGATGATCTTCCTGAGACATTTAAGATTCAGAAGTGAATTGAGAAGGTGGATGTTTTTTCCAAATGGAGGTAACTAGATAATAGGGCCATTAATTCAGAATGAGGGGGTCTCCATTTTACATGGAGACGAGCAATTTATTTTGGAGGTGAATTTTTGTAATTGTCTTCCACAGCCACTCATTGAATATATTCAGGGCGGAGAATTGCAGACCATTAATCTAGTGAAAGAATAGGGGGTGCACAGGAAAGTGGTGCTGAGGGCAGCTTGTGGGACGGGCGACATGATGGCGCAACggtagttgctgccatacagctccACAGACCTGGATTCTATctctactacgggtgctgtctgtatggagtttgtatgttctccctgtgaccgcgcgagtccagacgtacaggtctgtaggctgactggctttggtaaaaattgtaagttgttcctagtgtgtaggatagtgctagtgtaaggggtgatcgctgatggactcggtgggccgaagggtccgtttccatgctgtatccgtaggtaaactaaacaaaagaaggAATGGCAGATAACTTTTTACAAAAAGACACGTTCTTCACTCAAATAAGCAATGTCTCGGGTTGGGGCCTTTcttgaatctgaggaaggatcccatcccaaaacattgcctatccattttctccagttacTGAGTCActcaagtattttgtgtctttttggtgTCAGCTTCTCGGGTAGAAGAACAGGCTCAGGACCAATTGGCCTGCTCCAACGCCTAGTTCTCATCTGTTGAACATTTAAAACAATTGTATAATCAAACTAGTGTGATAAATGTTTTAAGTAGGGAATGCATCAGACTCCTGCTGTACTCCACATTAAATTGTGAGCTGTAGAAGGTAGAAGTGATCAGAACTGGTTTTGTGCAGGAGACGGCACAACCTGCCAATGTGAAGGTGGCACAATACTACCATCTAGTGGTGTAAATTTGCATCGTGTATTCCTATTGCCAAGCCATTCATTCCAGTGCAGTGGTCGCATTTCATTTAACAATTACGAATACATGTCCAGAGTACTATATTTAATTAGAGGCTTTAAAGTATATATAATTTTACCAAACAAGTGACATAATGCATTTTTGCACACTTAAAGAATACAAGTTACCATGATATGTATATATTTACCAGCTTTCAGTCTAAAATTGTTTTATGACATTACAGCTGGCTGCATAATTAAGGATTATTAAACAGTAATTCCATAGAAAATGGATTTAGTTTTTACATGACAATTGCACGCATATTTTACTGGTGCCCTTTCTGAGTGCGATATCTCTCAGAGTGTGTGATGGCTGGGCTGTCAGTGTGACTGCAGTAACCCAGCATTGACTGAAGAGCAACGATTAAGCAATAATGTCAAAGCAGAAAGGGCCACAGCTGAGGATCGGCAGCTTACTGAGAGATGAGAATGCACAACTCGGTGTGCTTCATGCAAGCTGCTTACACTCTGTTGCTGTGCAGAAATATGTCAGCCTCTGTTGTAATTCAATTTCATGCTGTTTGTGAAGCATGTTACCCGGGCTTGGAGCTGAAGTAAACACACCATGACTCTTCCCGTCCCCATCCCTCCTGTGTGCTCTTGGCTGGCCTTGGATGGGTGACATTAAATTAGACACTGAGATTCAACTTGGCACTCTTACACCGCCCAGCTGAGGTGGCCCTCGAGGTATGAATGTGCAGAAAGTGACGGTCAGGCATGCCTTGTGAAGCTCACTGTGCTGCATCACACATGATGTTGAGCTGTTTGGATAGCTACTGaagtttgatttagagatacagcgaggaaacgggcccttcagccaactgagtctgCTCCAAAcgttgatcacccatacactagttctatcctccagaCTCCAattaaacccacgtggccacagggaaaacatacagtctgtacagacaacacccatagtcaggattgaacccgggtcaatggtgttgcaaggcagcatctctaccgctgggccTCTGTGCCGCTCTAAAAGATGTCCAACACTTGGcacgttgggctaaagggcctgtttccatgttgtataactctgactacgACACATTTGGAACAAGCAAGGCAGTGCACACACAGAGATAACTCTTTGCAGCTCtataaaaatcttttcactggtgTGCGCATTTTCTCATTAAATGCTGAGCAGCCTGTGGTTTAACTCCACATCTGCCCTTCAGCTGTGGTGGAAAGACCTCTAATTGATTACTTTTATTTTGATCAGTGGAAGATAATTAAATTAAGCAATAATAATATATGGGGAATTAGTTGGTTAATGAGGTCAGATTGAAGAAGGACAAGAATATAGCTCTGAGTCAATTGTAAAGAACATAATCAGTCCCCCTCTATCAATCTCCAGTTGACTGGCACCCTTGTCCACATGTTCTGCTTCTGTCACCCCTTGGTCATCACTTACCTGGTTCCTTTCCATTTGTTGTCGGGGAATCTCTGTCATGTATTTTCCAACATTTATATTACCTTGGTGTCGCGTTATTCCACCAACCTCTTACTGGAATGTTTTTTTCCGATTTCTATTCGTGTAGTTATGGATATTATTTGCCATTGTTTTCTGTCCCCATCATAACTTCCATTCCTCAGGCACCAATATCAGTCCCTTTGAAACATAACCAGACTATTTGTAATGGACCACAAGTTGATTTTGTCAGCGCTGTCCCTTGGACTGCCTAATGTCATCTGACTTGTTCTACCTTGGTTCATCCATTTTTTCCCTTGGAACATACTTTTTCTTTGCTGGCTTATTGGGCACCTAGAAATTGCTCCACTATTTGGTGGTCTTGCTTTCAGCTGCCTGGGCTTTATGTTCTAGACAACCCATCCATTCCAAAACAACAACTCATTCCAGTTGGGTGGTCTACGTCCCAGCGGCGTGAGAAATTTCAGGTAATCCTGCAATCCCTTTCTCTCCTCCTGAACCATCCTGGTGGGCTCCTTGCACACATCCTTCTTTACACACCTCAACTATGTTGCCCAGTTTCTATTCCCCATCTGGTTCCAGCTGCATAACACCCACACTCAACCCACGGGGTCTTCTTCCATTACTCCCgttcccatctgcccatgtttcgCTCAACACTTTCctttcttttgcccagagtaggggaattgagaaccatgggtgaagggggaaagatttaataggaaccggaggacaactttttttacacaagggtggtgggtgtatggaacgagctggccgaggaggtaggtactatcgtaacatctaagaagcatttagatagatatatggatttgttaggtttagaggggtatggggcaaacgtaggcagatgggactagtgtagatggggtgtgtTAGGCAGCATGGGGAAGTtgagccgaagaacctgtttcccacgctgtatgactatgactcctgtCATTATCTCTGGCCCTTTTGTTTCCACAATCTATTGTTAACTCTACACTCTACagactccatctgccaatcaatccctTCTCACCTGGATCCACATGGCTTGGCAGTTCTTGCCTCATGCCTGCCCCATGTGACTTTATGCTGGTTATCTCCTTTACATTCAGTCCTgtgcagggtctcaacctgaaatgttgccagtTTGTTCCTCCACAcatgttgagttcttccagcacttttcttTTTGATCTTGTATCATCTTGTTTCTCCATCCACCTTTTCTGCTAGGATGCTTGTGAAAATTTACTTCTTTAGCCAAGGTTTTGTTCATTTGGCTTGGCATCAACATTATTTTACTTAAAAGGTACTGTACAAAAGGAAACGTGTAGGAGATAAAGCTATCTCCTGAGTACAATTTGCTATAAATGCAAGTTTGATTCTGATTGAGTTCTATTACTTTGCGTTTTAGAGTGAGGTGCTCAGAAAATGTGTATTACTGAATACAATATCAGAGGACTGGCctcaaacctgaaacattaacttcatTCTTGTCTttgcagctgctgcctcatgtgCATTTCTCAAATTTTTTTGAAGTGATTTGTGTAGCTGGATGGACGACTCTCTAAAATGTTGAGTTAAGGACCTGTGTGCTATGTACTGTTTGCATGGTTGTTCTGGATGATGGTGGTTGCAGAGTATCAAAATTCATGTCCATGGCTCAGGTCCGATTCAGTTGTGGTTAGATTTACTCTTTCCCTCCTAATAGTTGCAGGCTCCTTGAATTGTGTGGTGAAAGATTAGTTCCATTCTCGTGTTCATTTACTAAATAGCATTGCAAATTTATTCAACCAAcagacctgtacacaatacttgaGTAGTCTATGCAGTGTAGTCATTGGCAAAAAATGTTACATAATGAAAATACATTTGATTCCAGTTGCTACAAGCATGAGATAGTTTTtgtgtttaaatgttgttattcattGCCTCCTCCAGGAAGCCAAGCCCAGTGCCAGCAGCAAGCTGCTGAAGAATTGGCTTCAGAACCCTTCACCCAAGAAGGAGGACACAGGGAGCCCCATGCCAGTTAAAGTGGAGACAAAGAAGCGAGCGGGGTTAATGCACATGTGGCTCCAGAAGTCAGAGGAGCCCTTGGCCAAGAAGCCCCACAAGACCTGAGACCTGGGCAAGCTTCAGTTGGAAGGAGTTGGAACGTTGAGTGTTTCTTTTGTGGGTTGTTTAATTGTTTTTTCTTTATGGAGCTAAATTTGAGACATTGCACCTTCCCAGCAAGACACAGTTAACATTGGGCAGCCCTGCCCTGATAAACTCCAGGGTTCACAAGCTTAGCCATTCCTGTGATTTAGTGTTTATTAAGCATGGAAATATTTGCTTAAGAACTGAAGACAtttcaatttttactgtttcaggTGTTGTTCCAATGGTTTACTGTTTCTTTACAATTATTAATAAATCAAAATACAAGTCTGCCTGTACTATAACTGATTTACTTAACCCAGCAGTGCCAGAGAAAGGGATTCATGAAAGATGTACTGAGCACATTTTGGAGATCTGGGAATATTCAGGGCCCTAAGCCTGTACTTTTGACAGATGGGCTAGAGTACCCACGGATGTCAGAGCGAGCTGGTGGCAAAGATCAAGCTTCATTCCCTTGTCTGTAGTATGAAAGTTATTTCAACAGCCATTGATGTTGTTGATCAATATGGCATGATTTGCATAAAACAGGCAGTGTAAAATGCCCACACAAATCTTGGAGGCTACAGTGAGAGTGTTTGATTACCATGGTGTTATATTGCAGACTGAGGTACGGCATTTGGACCCTGTGGGAATGGTAATTGATGGGGCTACTGGTCTTTAGTAAATTAACAAACAGCAGGAGATGTAGAATGAACACAGAACAAGGATTTAGTGCAAAGCTTTAATTAGCTGTTTGTTCTCAAACAAAGGAGGATACAATTAGATTCAGCTGCTGCAGATTTTTTATGCTTCATCCCTGCCTTGACTTGCTGCTGGCCTGTGTACCCTCAGCCCTTTCTCAGTTGAGTTGTTGACCCAGGCTGAGCATTGGTCACATGCACTAGAGGGACCCATTGGATGCAAGTATAAATTTACATTCATAAAACACCACTCACCCAAAAGTGCTTCAGTCACACAACCAAGCATCAATGATTGGCGCAAGAGCTTATCAACACAAGCATCCTGCCAAAGTGTTGTGAGTTAATATAACAGACAATAACAGTTAGATGAATGTTAGCTTAGAAACTGCAGCCTTGCCTTTTTAATAGAGAGGAAGGCACTCTGCTTCCACACATTTCATCCTCCAGCAAAGCATTCAGATAAtcctgatttaaaaaaagttagcaATGTTTGACAATAATTCCACACGCTGGAGATATTTgtatttctgaagaaaggtttcggcctgaaacgttgcctatttccttcgctccatagatgctgctgcacccgctgagtttctccagcatttttgtctacctttgtattTCTGCCTGTGGGTTCAGTCTGCTCCCTTCACCCCCACTGTAGCACCAGCtgtcacccctcaccccctcacccataCCTTCAGTTCAATGGCTGTCGTTTTTTAATCAAACTATGAAGTCACTTGGGAGTGGCTTGTTTAAAGGCTGCAGTATGAATCCGTGGTGAAGCACGATCTAATTTTCTGAAAGCTAGTAATCCAGCAGTATCTGCGGCACAATCCTCATTGTTTTACAATAGACTCTGTAATTACTGCCTTTCACATTCATCCTGCAATCATTTTACACTTCTCACACGAGAGTAACCAATCAACAGCCCACTTGAAACAGCAACAAACACAGCAAATTAATGTCTAGGGCCAGGATTACCTCCAGCATAATAAGATGCCTGATGGAGAATTAACAGGGCAGTAAGCGAGTTTAACAGAGTTAAATGCTGCTGTTATTTGTACGTAGGTTCTTGATTTTCATTCTGCTTTCCACACTCAAGTGAGCTTAAGTACTGACAGTGAAGGATACTGTCAGAGCGCTAGCATAGAAGTAGCGGGCCGGGTGGTATTCTGTACTCTCCCACAGTTTCTCTCACCTAACAAGCTCCTTCTTTCTTACaaatgtatatttaaaaaaatacaaatttaAATGTTGCACTGTAAATTCAAATTTGTTTTCAAAATATCAACACTATCAATAACCCTTGGATAATCCTCCAGCTGCTCATGCAGCTTTTTTTGTTACGGAGGTCTAACATTTTAACTCAAAATAACCAAATTCGGTCTCTTCTGGGTCATATTTAAAGGGTACAGTGCCAGGACCAGCACTGCAGCCTGAGCAGAGAGTGGAGTCCAGGCCCAACCTGCACACTACAGCTggtcctcacagctccaggttccATCGTGGGTCTGGCCtagcggagtttgtaagttcttcctgtgaccgcatggatttcctcggtggtctagtttcttcccacatcacaaaaaCTTGTAGATTAAGTAAATTGGACACTTTAAACTGTCCCTCCTCACATGGAAGTGTAGAATTTGATGGCAATGCAGGAAGAATAAAAACGAGATTAATGTAAATGATGCACAGAcaggttgggtcaaagggcctgcttccatacaaCTATTTGAAAGAAATTAGGTTATAGGGACTGTAGAATGCGATAATTCTGCCAGAAGACAGCATGGAATTGACGGGCTGCATTGCAAAAAAGCATGCACATGAATTTAAAAATGAAATTCATTCTATCCTAAAATGTTGTCACTCAGCAGTATTGCAGGTCACACTtcacaagctgttcctgaacactgGTATGAGACATTATTTCTTTggtcagggagtggtgaatcagtggaattcagcTGTaccagtcattgggtatttttaaggtgcagattgacagtaAAGGTgtccaggcaggagaatggtgttgagagagaaagatagatcagccatgattgaatggtagagtagacttgatgggccgaatgacctaattctgctcctataacctatgaacattTCCTGCAATTTCACTTCAACAATTTGTAATTTAGATGAAATGCATTTCTGAAAAGTAAAAATTACAAAACTACTCAGCAGCAAAGTCCAGTTGAGGAAATTAAATGTAATGCATCCTGAAGGTAGTGAGGGGTAGGGCTGATGCAGGTAGATAGAAGACTTTCATTCACTGAAGTTGGAATACTAATTACACTGCACAAGCAGAATAAGAAGTGTTGGTCGATTTCTCGTTGGTCAACAGGTCCTTGTGATGCCTGAATACCCGAGCAAGCCATTTCTAGGCAAATTGATTGGTACTTTAACGAGGTGCCTGTTTGATTATTTTTAGTGCCCAGGGTGCAAACGGAGGGATAAAAAGTTCCTACTCTTCATCATATTCCTTTCTGTGAAGCTCAATACAAGCAGTGTGAACCACTGCAGAGAATTATCCAAGAATAAAGTGTAATATGCCAAGCAAACAAAAGTGGTCTATGGGAATTTTATCAAAACTCCTCGTCTTACCAAATATAAACTGAAGTACATGAgacagaaagtggaataacaaagGCATTTGTATTCAACAGATTGTAGGAAAGAAAACAAATCTTAAAGCTCCTGTGTTTCAGCTCCACAATTTATATATGCAGTCAATATATATACGGTCTTTTTATTTAATGTAACAATCCTCATTATGGGGTGTTTAAAATTCCCTCATTAGCAGGCTTCCATAAAACCACAATCAAGGTTATTAACACAATTAATAATTCAGACATCTTTGCTTTCAAGTGCAAACATTCAGACACAATCTATGTGAGGCTAACAACGTACTGAAATCCCCCCCCACTTAAATGGCAATAAAATGTGACGTTTTCTTggaatttccccccattattttccttccctccccccccccccatcccaatcaCTAGAACATTATCCAGACTTCTTCACAGAAGAAACTAACCGACGGAGGCCATGATGACATCTACAGGCACCTCGTCTTTACTTCGTGCTGTGACCTGCATTGTCACACTGTCCATCAGTGCCAGTCGGGCCCGCACCAGCAGGTCATGACCCCCACGGAACACACCTGAAGGGGAACAAAAACCAAGACCACAAAAAAATTGCAGAGTGTTGTAATGTGGccgagtccatcacacagaccaggcttGCCatcaatgactccatctacactcaacgctgccttggaaaagcaggcaACATAATAAAAGACTTGACCCAttcctcctccctgctcccatccaacagaaggtacagaagtttgaaagcatgcGCCACccaattcaggaacagcttttttgcctcttatcaggcttctgaatggtccttccataagtttgGGTACTGcccaattcacctctatcccattgcatgcattggactttgtctaaggaagcgatgtgctgcaatgctgagaatgatattctgtatcttcctctttgctctatcgcacttgagtttgacttgattgtatttatttactGTGTTATCTGATTGTGCTTTTCACtgtggtgacaataataaacctaaacttaaaaaaatcatGGATGGATCAGGCAAAGTCATTCATTTAATGTGAGGCTACAGGATGcacggcacagaaacagacttGTGTCGGACAGCTGCCTCCCCACATCCTGTGTCACCTCACCCCATCAACACCACCTCTTCTCGTGTTTATCCATATTCCTAAATACATTTCTGCTTTCCTTAATTGCTCCCGTGGAAAAGGTTACCCATTTTCATCATTATACGGAGAATGAAGCTTCTCCACAGTTCCCAGTTGAGTCCATCACTGACTGTCTTTCATTTATGATCCTCAGTTAGTGCCTCCTTCTAGTAGAAACATCTCCTCTGCCTCCAGGTGGGGGAGTATTTTGAGGCATGTAAATGTGAGAAGCCACCTGATGAATTAACATCAAAGGGTACATCCAGCCTGCTCCTACTGCAGCAGACAGGAGTTGACCAGGAAATTATCTGATGTTGGTCACTGCTCTGTTGGCAGAAGATGTTCCCTGCATAGTAATTGGAAGCTACAAGGGGCCAGTACAACCTGAACCAAAGTATAATTACCATGTTCATTATATTACTCCACTAAGGGCATTTTTTAAATGCAAGTCACTCTTTGTAATCACTCATTAACACAACACACGATCTAGTAAGCATGGGGAAGAGAGAGCAGAAAATCTTTAATGGTTTAACCATGTCCTGCACCTTTCCCCAACCCCATCAAGAAACGCTTCTCCACAACATTACTGAAAGTCACAGGTGGCTCCAGTACCCACATTGAATCTCTGTCGGGAAGAGTGGTCAGCCATCTTACCTGCTAGGAAGAGTGTGTGTGAATTCTTGTTCTCCGGCACCTTATCAGATCTCTCACACGGCTGCATGCCCAGGAAGTTAacaatgttattcacagcctCTGTAAATACAAGGAGCACATGGCTTATAACATGTCCCATATGCTACATCAAGGCAGATGAGCCTAGCGGCATCTGTCCATAATCCAATTCAAATAACCAATGCTTTCACATAAATCCAGTGTTCACAGACTAATCATTCATTGCCTGAAATCAAAGATTACAAgcaaacaataaacaaaacatgcGTCCTTTCTGTATGACCAGCACTGTGCGTATTTACAGGTTTTCATACCAGGCAGGAGCTAGTGCAAATCAGATGGCACAACCTctcctgcgcacacacacacttggcCAGCACTCTAATCAAACTGTACCAATACACAGCACAACCTTTCTGCCAAATGAAGCAATCCTCTATCGTGAATAAGGGCATTGAAATGATGTGTTGTATAAATATCACATTTAGAAGGTGACCATCAGTTCACCAGCTCAGCTCCTGCTGAATCTCACACTGTTTAGCTAAATGTCATGTATGACAAAACTGGGAGAGGCAGGTTTCACAGCCAGACCACATCCCGGGGAAATCTAAAATACCAGAGGGAATAGTTATGTCAGGGGGGGAAGTTTAGCGTTGaatggagcaagtttttttttgacACAgtagggtgggtgcctggaacgtgctaccaGGGTGGTGTTGGAAGTCGATATGATAGTGTCGTTCAAGAGGTTTTTAAATAAACAGACAAATGTGCAGGGAATGTAAGAATGTGTTTCATATGCAGGCAGAAAGgaccagtttatcttggcatcatgttcggcatggacacctGTTCATGGCTTGTagagcctgttccagtgctgtagttATTTTCAGAAGGAAATGAATGAAGGGAATGAAAATACTGACAAAGCTGT
This Leucoraja erinacea ecotype New England chromosome 16, Leri_hhj_1, whole genome shotgun sequence DNA region includes the following protein-coding sequences:
- the hmces gene encoding abasic site processing protein HMCES; its protein translation is MCGRTACTLAADQLRRACAYRDRQGRSREPEWRDGDHDKYKPSFNRSPHSNSPVLVSRKHFDKDAETSEPVLTAMRWGLVPSWFKESDPLKMQYHTSNCRSDGMMQKKSYKEPLMRGRRCVVLADGFFEWQKRDGEKQPYFIHFPQTLEKEEVDGEEWSGRRLLTMAGLFDCWRSPSGGEELYTHTIITVSASKAMDWVHDRMPAILDGEEAVHKWLDYGEVPVSEAIKLIHPTECIALYPVSTLVNNSRNDSLECIKPIKLEVKKEAKPSASSKLLKNWLQNPSPKKEDTGSPMPVKVETKKRAGLMHMWLQKSEEPLAKKPHKT